The Candidatus Palauibacter scopulicola DNA segment CAGGGCGGCGGGCGAGGGCTGTCGCTCCGCGCGAGCCCTTCCTGGGGGTCGACGGCGAGCGGTCTGGCGCGGCTGTGGGCGCAGGGGGCGACCGGGTTGACGCCGAACGGGTACGGCTACGGCTTCGGCAGCCGCCGGCTGGATGCGGAAGTCGGATACGGCGTCGACGCGCTGTCGGGCCGGGGCACCTTCACGCCGTACGCGAGACTGGTGCTGTCGGAGCATCCGGGCGCGGGGCCGTCCGGCGCGGGCCAGGGCGGCGCGGGGCCGTTCCAGGGTCCGGTCGCGCTGATGCCGCTCCACGCATCGGGGCAGAGCCTGTACGGCTACCACATGGGCGGGCGTCTCAACGTCGGCTCGGGCCTCTGGCTGAACGTCGAGGCGGGCCGGAACGCCTACGGCGCCGCGTCGGGCCCGGCGAACAGCGTGACGCTCAACCTCGCCATGAACTGGTAGGAGACGTGGTTGGGGCCGGTCGCCCATACCCAGGTGGCCCACCCCGCCGGCCGCCAGCGTCGTGAAGCCACCTACGGATTCCTACACCGCACCGGACTCCCTCGCCGGAGTCCGCGCCGGCATCCGCCGCTGCCTCGAACGCGCCGCGGACGTCGCGCAACTGGACATCGCCGCGCCCGAAGTCTCGGCGTGGAGCGTGCAAGACCACCTCGAGCACCTGCTCTTCTCCGACCGGAGCGTGCTCGACTGGATCCTGAACGCGCTGGCCCGGCCGAACCCGGTGACGAGGGAAGAGTCACCGCATGAGTTCGGAGTGGCGCTTCTGGCCCGCGGATCGATCCCGCGCGGCCGCGGCCCCGCCCCCGACTTCACCTTGCCGGACGGCATGGCACCCGGTGAATTGCAGACCGGGTTTCAGGCGCTGCGCGAACTGGCGGACGGCCTGAAGCCGCGTCTGGCGGCGCTCGACACGTGCCTGCACACGCTCCCCCACCATGTGCTCGGCCACTTCACGCCCGCCGAGTGGCTACGCTTCCTCCACCTCCACCACCGCCATCACGAAGCGATCATCCGCGACATCCTGGAAACCAGCAGGTCAGTGGCACCAACAGCCTGATTGCTACAGGAACAGCCGCATACGCTGGTCCAGATCGGTACGTGTGAGGATCCCCGTGGCATTCAACACTTCCAGGTTGAACGATTCCCTGGAACTACGCGCTCGCCACTCCTCGGCGACCCACACGAGGTCCTCGGCCGCTATCAGGGCCACATCGGTGTCACTCCCACACTCCGACTTCAGTCGGAACGCATTGGCCATCGCCTCATCCGCCACCGCGGGGACGATGATCAAGAAACACGAGACACGTTGTTCGGCGTCGCGGATGTACCGTTTGAACTGCCTAAGGTGGCTTGGAGGAAAGGTGTAGACGGTCTCCTTGCTCTTGTTGTCCCAGAGCAGCAACTCCTTCGTCCTGCCGAATACGACACAGCCGTCCGCGTGATCGCTTCCCTCCATGTGCTGGAGCTCGAGGCCGAGCTTCTCGCTGAACAGAAAGCGGGTGCCCTCCTCAAAAGCTCCTTCGATCTCCCGGTCCTTCGTGATGATTCCGTTTGACAGCAGGTTTGCTCGGTCGCGGGCCGCCAACTCCACCAAGTACTGATAGTAGCGCTCACCGGGCGGCGTCTCCTCCGCCACATCCCTTATCACCAGGTGCGCGAAGTGACGAATGATCCGCTTGATCTTCGTGGACTTACTGCCGCTGACTTTCAAGCCAGGAACTGACGCGCACAGGTTGTAAAGGTCTTCGTTCGAGAGAGCTTCCAACGCCGCGCTCGGTTTGACGCCGGCCAGGACGACTCTCTCGATGCGTGCTTCCTTCGTGCCGCGCTCGGGCAATCCCACGGATCGGAGAATCGTCGCCAAGTGGGCTACCGTAAGCTTGGAGAGTAGCTTTTCCCAAGCGTGGGGGCTTAGCTCGATTCCGAGGACGCGCCGAACCGACGGTACGATCTCCTCCGGTATCACATACAAGCCTCCGTTGGCGCGGTTGCAGTAGAAGACGATCCCGCAGCGTTGGAGACTGAGAAGGGCCTCCCGGCATTCCACCGCCGTGTGGAGGACGTTCCCTTGGCGCGGGAAATGCTCCAGCTGGGCTTGGATGATCCGCATAGTCAGCGGAGAGAGGCCCAAGCTCTCGCGAAGCACTCTCAGGAGCTCCAGTTCCTGCGTGGTGACGACCGCGTCCCCAATTGCAACGCGCATCACGTCCCGAAACACTTCGACAGAGCGAGCGTCTTCATATCGCAAGGCTTGAGGCGATGCCGCAGCGTCAAGCACTTCCTGCTGAAGCTGAGTCACGCGTTCCACGACATCCAGCTCCGAGGCGCTGCAGTCCGGTGAACCGATCAGGGCTTCCAGGACACATGTCTGGCGGATCTGGTCTTGGAGACGACCGTCAAACTGGAGAACTGCCTCGATTCTTTGCGGATCGGTCAGTTCGTCGGTATTCCGCAGGATGATCTCCCGCGCCCGCTCCTCATCCGGTTTCGGAAAATCCTTCGTAAAACTGTCGACCACGCGTTGCAGCATGGCCTTGGTCATCAGCTCTATTGCTTCGGCAACCCTCATCGCACTCCGCTCCACCCATTCAGTTGTTCAAAGCACCGATAGCCCGCGCTCCCACAAGTCGAGCGGGGCGAAGAAATGCTCAGAGTGAATCGTCGCATCCAAGATTCCAAGCGCCGTGTCGCCAGCCCTGGCGACTTACGCCTGGGCTCTTCCCGCCCTCACGCGGCGGATGGCGGCGGCGCCCTCGAGGAGGAGCCAGATCTCGAGGATGAAGATCGCGGCGCCGATCACGAGCAGAAGCCATTCGTTCGTTCCGAAGAAGCCGCCGAGGTTGATGATCATGGCCCAGGTCGTCATGAAGAGCAGGAAGCCCATCGGGATCATCGTCACCCAGACGGGGCGTCCCTTGCTCATCAGGTAGAGCGACACGATCAGGAGCGTGAGGCCCGCCAGGAGCTGGTTCGTCGTCCCGAACAGCCGCCAGATCACCATGCCGCCGGCGCCCCGGTCCACCGAGAGGGCGAGGAGCGCGCAGCTGGCGACGGCGATTCCGGTCGCGACCCAGCGATTCTGGATCGCCTTCACCTTGTACTCGACGCCGAGCTCGCTGATGATGTAGCGCTGCAGCCGGATCGCGGTGTCCAGCGTCGTCGCGGCGAAGCTGATCACGACGACCGAGGCGAAGATGACGGCGATGCTTTCCGGGATCCCCAGCCCCCCCGCGAGCACGCCCACCCCGTTGACGAAGGCCGTCGTGGCGCCCGCGGTGGCGGCCTCGAAGCTCCCGTAGTGCTGTTGCCAGAGCGCCAGTCCCTGCGTCGCGCCCACGTCCCGGCTGAGGTAGATGGCGAAGCCCGCCGTACATGCGATGATCGATGTGACGGCGAGCGAGCCCTCGCCGATGGCGCCGCCGTAGCCCACGTAGCGGGCGTCCGCCTCGTTCGCGAGCTGTTTCGATGACGTACCGGATGCCACGAGGCCGTGGAAGCCGCTGATCGCGCCGCACGCGATGGTGATGAAGAGGAGCGGCAGCCAGCCCGGCGTGTCGGCCGGCAGGTCCGTGTTCACCGTGGGCGCCACGACTTCCGGGTTCACCACGATCACGCCGAGGCTGATGATGCCGAGCGCGACGAAGAGCTGGTGCCCGTTCACGTAGTCGCGCGGCTGCAGGAGCAGCCACACCGGCAGCACCGATGCGATGAAGGTGTAGGCGAAGAGGATCGCGATCCACCCCACCCGCCGCCCGTCCGCCGCCGCCGCCTCCCCTGCCGCGGCCGCGTCCCCTCCCGCCGCGGCCATTTGCGCCTCGGTCGGGCTGAACCCGATGAGGTCGGGCAGCGTAAACGGCATGTCCTGCCCGAACCAGATGAGCACGTACAGCGTGGCCAGCGCCCCCAGCGACGGGATGAGGATCCCCGTCCCCGTCCGGTAGATGAGGAAGCCGACGATGAGCGCCACGACGAGGGAACCCCACACCGGGACCACGGCGCCGGGGTTGGCCATGAACAGGTTCGCGATGATGACGGCGAACACGGCGTTCACCATCAGGAGCAGGAAGAAGATGATGAGGAGGAAGAGGACGCGGGCGCGCTGGCCGAGGATCGACTCGGTGAGCGTCCCGATGGAGCGGCCCTTGTGGCGGTTCGAGATCCACAGGGCGCTGAAGTCGTGCACCGCGCCGGCGAAGACCGTCCCGAGCACGACCCACAGGAAGGCCGGCAGCCAGCCCCAGATGACGGCGATCGCCGGTCCCACGATCGGCGCCGCCCCCGCCACCGAGGTGAAGTGGTGTCCGAACAGCACGTGCTTGTTCGTCGGGACGTAGTCGACGCCGTCCCGGAACTCGTTCGCCGGCGTCACGAAATCCGGGTCGAGCTTGAAGACCTTGCCCGCGATGAAGCGCGAGTAGATGAGGACTCCCGTGAGGAAGGCCGACAGACCAATCACCAGCAGGACGATCGCGCTCATCGGACAACCTCCTCCGTAGTATCGAGTACGGCGGTATCGAGTACGGGAATCCGCCCAAGCGCGTCCACGCCCACGGGATCGGAGTCCTGAAGGTCGACGCGGAGGACGGGCCAATCTCCGAGAGACTGCGAGATCCTCGCAAGATAGACGGCCTGGCGTTCGCGCCTCGCGACGAGGAAGGGGTCCTCGCCCGCGCCGTCATGGCGCTCCGGGAGTACCATGTTCACCACGATGGCTCCCACCGGGACGTCGTGCTTCGAGAGGGCCTCGACCGCCTTCTCCGTCTCCCAGATCGGCAGGCGTTCGGGGATCACGACGAACACGAACGCGGTCCGGCGGGGGTCGGTGAGAACCCGGCGGGCCTCCTGAAAGCGGTCCCGGCGTTCCTCGAGCGCCCGCAGGAGAGGGTCGTTGTCGAGATCGTCCGCCTCCGGTCCCGCCACGTTCTTCCACATCCGCGAGAGGGCGCCCACCTTCCGCCGGCGCTTGATGAGCCCGCCGATCCAGGTCGTCATCAGCTCCGGCAGGGAGAGCAGCCGCAGCGTCTGGCCGGTGGGCGCCGTGTCGAAGACGATCCGGTCGTAGGCGTCCCCTTCATCTTCGAGGATCTGCGTGAAGCGGTCGAAGAGGGCCGACTCCACGGCTCCGGGCGAGACGCGCGCGATGTCGATCTGCCGGTAGACCTCGCCCAGGAGCCGCGGGGGCGCGGCCGACTCCACGCGCGACTTGACGGCCTCGATGTAGCGGTCCGCTTCCCGCTCCGGATCGACCTCCATGGCCCAGCACCCCTCGGCAACCTGCCGGGGCCGGTCCCCCAGCTTCGCCTGGAGCACGTCTCCCGTGGAGTGCGCCGGATCCGTGGACACGAGGAGGGTCCGGCGCCCGCTCCCGGCCATGTCGAGCGCCGCAACGGCGGCCATGGTCGTCTTTCCCACGCCGCCCTTGCCGCCGAAGAAGAGGACCGGCCGGTCCGGGAACGGCAGCGGGGCCCGCCGCGAATCCGTGTCCCTCAGCAACAGCGGAACCCGCCTTCGGGCCCGCGCTCCATCCCGACCCGGACGTGCCACTCGTGAAACTCCTCGATGAGCGACGGATACAGCTCGAGCATGTAGAACTGGACCGGGTTGGGCACGCCGAGAAGGTCGGAGAAGCCCATCAGCATGAACGCGTCGTGCTGCCGCAGGTACTCGCGATGGATCGTCGCGCGGTAAGGGGCGATGTAAAGCCCCTCGTAGATTTCGCGTATCTCCCTGAGTCGCCGCCGCCACCGCGGCACCGTCGTCGTCACAGCCATGCCGTCGTCCCCTGATCCATTTGTCGTTTCGAGCCGCGAAGCGGAAGAAGCGCTGCCGAAATCGCACGCGCGGTCCTGCAGGTCAATACACGGTCGGGCACGTCGCTACTGCTCACGTCAAGGGCCGAGCGCACCGATCGGAATCACGGAGACGCCGTCAGGCCGCTCGTACCCGTATCCGCTCCCGACGATGACCCCGAGCGCGGCCGGTTCTCCGCAGCGTTCCGTATCGACCCGGTCCGCGAACTTGAGGAGGCTGCGCGCGGCGTCGTCGGTCCGGCCCGTCCCCAGCTTGATTTCGAACGCGGCCCACCGATCCGGCCCGGCGTCGACGATCGCATCGACTTCAAGACTCGTTTCGTCGCGGTAATGGAACACGTCCGCTTCCATCGCCTGAGCGTACACGCGGAGGTCCCGCACGACCATGGACTCGAACAGAAAGCCGAACCACTCGAAGTCCCGAAGGAGGTGCGCGGGGGTTGCCCGCAACGCGGCGACCGCGAGGGAAGGATCCACGAAGTGCCGCTTGGGTCCACGCCGCAGGCGCGACCGCGACCTCAGCCTCGGCGACCACGGCGGCTGGTCTTCTACGATCATGAGGCGCTCAAGATTGGTGAGGTAGGCACGCGCAGTGCGATTCGTCATCGCCCCATCCGGGCCGGCGACATCGCGTCTGATGGTGGCGAGCGATGCGCAGGTTGCGACGTTCCGCGCCAGCGAGCGGAGGAAACGGCGAATCCGGTTCGGATCCCGTCGGACGCCGTCCACTCGCCGCAGATCGCTACGGGAGATGTTCTCCAAGTAGTCCCGGCAGGCGCTCAGTGCCTTTTCCTCTGGAGAGCGGTGGTGTTCCGGCCACCCACCGGTGCACAAGAGTCCGGCTAGCCGGTCGGCGGACAACTCCACTTTCGGGCTGCGGACCGTGGCGCCGCCGACCACGTCGCGGAGCGAGACGCCGCCGGTCGAATGGCCAAGCTCGAACAGAGACATGGGGCGAAGACGAAGTCGGCTTATACGGCCGGCCCCCGTGTGCCGGGTTGCGTCATCGGGCGGAACTGCCGACCCAGTGAGAATGAAGTGACCCCTGCCGACGCGTTCATCGATTGCACGGCGAATGTGGTTCCAGATCAGGGGCTCTACCTGCCACTCGTCGATCAGACGAGGGGTTTCTCCCTCCAAGATGAGCCGTGGGTCGACGGCCATCATGTCCCGCGCCTGTTGATCGGCATCGAGGAACACGCTGCTCGCGGCCACCTGTCGCGCCAACTCTGTCTTGCCGCAGGCCCGTGGGC contains these protein-coding regions:
- a CDS encoding DUF4143 domain-containing protein, with translation MAASSVFLDADQQARDMMAVDPRLILEGETPRLIDEWQVEPLIWNHIRRAIDERVGRGHFILTGSAVPPDDATRHTGAGRISRLRLRPMSLFELGHSTGGVSLRDVVGGATVRSPKVELSADRLAGLLCTGGWPEHHRSPEEKALSACRDYLENISRSDLRRVDGVRRDPNRIRRFLRSLARNVATCASLATIRRDVAGPDGAMTNRTARAYLTNLERLMIVEDQPPWSPRLRSRSRLRRGPKRHFVDPSLAVAALRATPAHLLRDFEWFGFLFESMVVRDLRVYAQAMEADVFHYRDETSLEVDAIVDAGPDRWAAFEIKLGTGRTDDAARSLLKFADRVDTERCGEPAALGVIVGSGYGYERPDGVSVIPIGALGP
- a CDS encoding carbon starvation protein A, encoding MSAIVLLVIGLSAFLTGVLIYSRFIAGKVFKLDPDFVTPANEFRDGVDYVPTNKHVLFGHHFTSVAGAAPIVGPAIAVIWGWLPAFLWVVLGTVFAGAVHDFSALWISNRHKGRSIGTLTESILGQRARVLFLLIIFFLLLMVNAVFAVIIANLFMANPGAVVPVWGSLVVALIVGFLIYRTGTGILIPSLGALATLYVLIWFGQDMPFTLPDLIGFSPTEAQMAAAGGDAAAAGEAAAADGRRVGWIAILFAYTFIASVLPVWLLLQPRDYVNGHQLFVALGIISLGVIVVNPEVVAPTVNTDLPADTPGWLPLLFITIACGAISGFHGLVASGTSSKQLANEADARYVGYGGAIGEGSLAVTSIIACTAGFAIYLSRDVGATQGLALWQQHYGSFEAATAGATTAFVNGVGVLAGGLGIPESIAVIFASVVVISFAATTLDTAIRLQRYIISELGVEYKVKAIQNRWVATGIAVASCALLALSVDRGAGGMVIWRLFGTTNQLLAGLTLLIVSLYLMSKGRPVWVTMIPMGFLLFMTTWAMIINLGGFFGTNEWLLLVIGAAIFILEIWLLLEGAAAIRRVRAGRAQA
- a CDS encoding TRC40/GET3/ArsA family transport-energizing ATPase, encoding MLRDTDSRRAPLPFPDRPVLFFGGKGGVGKTTMAAVAALDMAGSGRRTLLVSTDPAHSTGDVLQAKLGDRPRQVAEGCWAMEVDPEREADRYIEAVKSRVESAAPPRLLGEVYRQIDIARVSPGAVESALFDRFTQILEDEGDAYDRIVFDTAPTGQTLRLLSLPELMTTWIGGLIKRRRKVGALSRMWKNVAGPEADDLDNDPLLRALEERRDRFQEARRVLTDPRRTAFVFVVIPERLPIWETEKAVEALSKHDVPVGAIVVNMVLPERHDGAGEDPFLVARRERQAVYLARISQSLGDWPVLRVDLQDSDPVGVDALGRIPVLDTAVLDTTEEVVR
- a CDS encoding cory-CC-star protein, encoding MAVTTTVPRWRRRLREIREIYEGLYIAPYRATIHREYLRQHDAFMLMGFSDLLGVPNPVQFYMLELYPSLIEEFHEWHVRVGMERGPEGGFRCC
- a CDS encoding DinB family protein; translated protein: MKPPTDSYTAPDSLAGVRAGIRRCLERAADVAQLDIAAPEVSAWSVQDHLEHLLFSDRSVLDWILNALARPNPVTREESPHEFGVALLARGSIPRGRGPAPDFTLPDGMAPGELQTGFQALRELADGLKPRLAALDTCLHTLPHHVLGHFTPAEWLRFLHLHHRHHEAIIRDILETSRSVAPTA